From Diaminobutyricibacter sp. McL0608, one genomic window encodes:
- a CDS encoding ABC transporter permease subunit, with amino-acid sequence MTTATLTYDRTAGTGRLTFPRVLRSEWIKLRSLRSTLWSFAIVIAVSVGLAVLLGLGIPAADGVVPAAAQASVVREASLFGVFFGQLVIAVLGVLVISGEYSTGMIRSTLTAVPRRLPALWAKAAVLLVSSFVVGVVASTAAFLAASPILASKGFHASLFENDMILHILGGALYLAIVSVFALGLGAILRASAGGIAAALGAILLLPIVFTIAPLQWMHDTAPYLMMNAGLSSFGLSGFGGASTLETWQQILVVVGWAVVSLVAGAILLKRRDA; translated from the coding sequence ATGACCACCGCAACCCTCACCTACGACCGCACCGCCGGCACAGGTCGGCTGACCTTCCCGCGCGTCCTGCGATCCGAGTGGATCAAACTGCGCAGCCTGCGCTCGACGCTCTGGTCGTTCGCGATCGTCATCGCGGTCTCCGTCGGACTCGCCGTCCTGCTGGGTCTCGGAATCCCTGCCGCAGACGGGGTCGTCCCTGCCGCCGCCCAGGCGTCGGTGGTGCGGGAGGCATCGCTGTTCGGGGTCTTCTTCGGGCAGTTGGTGATCGCCGTGCTCGGTGTCCTCGTCATCAGTGGCGAGTACTCGACGGGCATGATCCGTTCGACGCTGACGGCGGTTCCGCGCCGGCTGCCGGCGCTGTGGGCGAAAGCCGCAGTCCTGCTCGTCTCGTCGTTCGTCGTCGGTGTGGTCGCATCCACTGCCGCGTTCCTCGCAGCATCGCCCATCCTCGCTTCCAAGGGCTTCCACGCCTCGCTGTTCGAGAACGACATGATCCTGCACATCCTGGGTGGCGCGCTCTACCTTGCGATCGTGTCTGTCTTCGCGCTCGGTCTCGGCGCGATCCTGCGGGCGAGCGCAGGTGGAATCGCGGCCGCGCTCGGCGCGATCCTGCTGCTCCCGATCGTCTTCACGATCGCCCCGCTGCAGTGGATGCACGACACCGCCCCCTACCTGATGATGAACGCCGGTCTCTCGTCGTTCGGACTCAGCGGCTTCGGTGGCGCGAGCACCCTCGAGACCTGGCAGCAGATCCTCGTCGTCGTGGGCTGGGCCGTCGTCTCACTCGTCGCGGGTGCGATCCTCCTCAAGCGCCGGGACGCGTAA
- a CDS encoding ABC transporter ATP-binding protein has translation MIQLERLTKTYGAKTAVNDISATVQPGKVTGFLGPNGAGKSTTMRMIVGLDRPTHGNALVNGKRYVDHRAPLHEVGALLDAKAVHTGRTAYNHLLAMAATHGIARKRVHEVIAMTGLEAVASKRVGGFSLGMGQRLGIAAAMLGDPATLILDEPVNGLDPEGVLWVRQLARQLAAEGRTVFLSSHLMTEMAQTADHIIVLGRGRILADAPVQDILTGATRNAVRVRTPQPDLLANLVAGPDVTVTGVESQLLEVGGLTSAQVGEAAAQAGIVLHELTPINASLEEAYLALTQDDVEYRTEISR, from the coding sequence ATGATCCAACTCGAACGACTGACCAAGACGTACGGCGCGAAGACCGCCGTCAACGACATCAGCGCAACAGTGCAGCCAGGTAAAGTGACCGGCTTCCTCGGCCCGAACGGTGCCGGCAAGTCGACCACGATGCGCATGATCGTCGGGCTCGACCGCCCGACCCACGGCAATGCGCTGGTCAACGGCAAGCGCTATGTGGACCATCGGGCGCCACTCCACGAAGTGGGCGCCCTCCTCGACGCCAAGGCCGTCCACACCGGTCGCACGGCATACAACCACCTGCTGGCCATGGCCGCCACGCACGGCATCGCCCGCAAGCGGGTGCACGAGGTGATCGCGATGACCGGCCTCGAAGCGGTCGCGAGCAAGCGTGTCGGCGGCTTCTCGCTCGGCATGGGCCAGCGTCTCGGTATCGCCGCGGCGATGCTCGGCGACCCGGCGACGCTCATCCTCGACGAGCCGGTCAACGGTCTCGACCCCGAAGGCGTTCTCTGGGTGCGTCAGCTGGCCCGCCAGCTCGCCGCCGAGGGCCGCACGGTCTTCCTCTCCTCGCACCTGATGACCGAGATGGCCCAGACCGCCGACCACATCATCGTGCTCGGTCGCGGACGGATCCTCGCGGATGCCCCGGTTCAGGACATCCTGACCGGCGCCACACGCAACGCGGTCCGGGTCCGTACCCCGCAACCCGATCTGCTGGCCAACCTCGTCGCAGGCCCGGATGTGACCGTCACCGGTGTCGAGTCGCAGCTCCTCGAAGTCGGCGGACTCACCTCCGCCCAGGTCGGCGAGGCGGCGGCCCAGGCCGGCATCGTGCTCCATGAGCTCACCCCCATCAACGCTTCGCTCGAAGAGGCCTACCTCGCCCTCACCCAGGACGACGTCGAATACCGGACGGAGATCTCCCGATGA
- the pepN gene encoding aminopeptidase N, whose product MPGENLTRVEAQERAALIRTYDYQVDLDLTTGPETFRSTTTVRFGAADGASTFIDAITRTVHSVTLNGVELDPATVSDGVRIQLDGLQVENELTVVADAIYTNTGEGLHRFVDPVDGEVYLYSQFEVPDSRRMFAVFEQPDLKATFQFTVTAPAHWQVVSNSPTPEPVAAHEGARTWTFAPSPVISSYITALVAGPYESVRSELTSRDGRTIPLGVFARKSLAEYLDADYIFEKTREGFAFYEEKFDYAYPFEKYDQLFVPEFNAGAMENAGAVTFTETYVFRSKVTDAIKERRVVTILHELAHMWFGDLVTMKWWNDLWLNESFAEYASTLATAEATEWHEAWTTFAAMEKSWAYRQDQLPSTHPIVATINDLEDVQVNFDGITYAKGASVLKQLVAWVGQDDFLAGVSAYFKENAHGNTELRDLLVQLEEKSGRDLADWSKKWLETAGVNTLRPELTVDPDGVITAFSVLQSAAADYPTIRPHRLAIGFYNLVDGALVREHRVELDVDGERTDVAELVGLTRPDLVLINDDDLAYAKIRLDDESLAVAIEHLAKIESPLARSLVWGAVWDATRDAETKASDYVRLVLGNIASESESTTIRTTLNQLVLAAGAYVAPDRQKATSEEAASALWTLAEQADAGSDAQFQFVKFFAALASTEEQLATVAALRDGSTKLDGLEVDTDLAWELLVALAAGGKAGTAEIDAALAADNTANGAQFAAQAAASIPSLEGKQAAWDSVFGSDALPNTIVRFTGLGFQRAADKNVVAAFIRPYFESLQEIWTSRSYKIAEYLVAGMYPAPLANTELRDATRAWLDANPEPAALRRLVVENLAGVERALAAQAKDAS is encoded by the coding sequence TTGCCCGGAGAGAACCTCACCCGTGTCGAAGCACAGGAGCGCGCAGCGCTCATCCGCACCTATGACTACCAGGTCGATCTCGACCTGACGACGGGACCGGAGACGTTCCGTAGTACTACGACGGTCCGCTTCGGTGCCGCCGACGGAGCCTCCACCTTCATCGACGCCATCACGAGGACCGTGCATTCGGTGACCCTCAACGGCGTCGAACTCGATCCGGCGACGGTCAGCGACGGGGTGCGTATCCAGCTCGACGGCCTCCAGGTCGAGAACGAACTCACTGTGGTGGCCGACGCCATCTACACGAACACCGGTGAGGGCCTGCACCGCTTCGTCGACCCGGTCGACGGCGAGGTCTACCTCTACAGCCAGTTCGAGGTTCCGGACTCGCGCCGCATGTTCGCGGTGTTCGAGCAGCCCGACCTGAAGGCCACGTTCCAGTTCACGGTCACCGCTCCCGCGCACTGGCAGGTCGTCAGCAACTCGCCGACGCCGGAGCCGGTGGCCGCGCACGAAGGCGCCCGGACCTGGACGTTCGCGCCATCTCCCGTGATCTCCTCCTACATCACCGCGCTCGTCGCCGGCCCGTACGAGTCGGTCCGCAGCGAGCTCACGAGCCGCGATGGCCGCACCATCCCCCTCGGCGTCTTCGCACGCAAGAGCCTCGCCGAGTATCTCGACGCCGACTACATCTTCGAGAAGACGCGGGAAGGCTTCGCGTTCTACGAGGAGAAGTTCGACTACGCGTACCCGTTCGAGAAGTATGACCAGCTGTTCGTGCCCGAGTTCAACGCGGGGGCCATGGAGAACGCCGGAGCGGTGACGTTCACCGAGACCTACGTGTTCCGGTCGAAGGTGACCGACGCAATCAAGGAGCGTCGCGTCGTCACGATCCTGCACGAGCTCGCCCACATGTGGTTCGGCGACCTCGTGACCATGAAGTGGTGGAACGACCTGTGGCTCAACGAGTCGTTCGCCGAGTACGCGTCGACGCTCGCCACGGCCGAGGCCACCGAGTGGCACGAAGCCTGGACCACGTTCGCCGCGATGGAGAAGAGCTGGGCCTACCGCCAGGACCAGCTGCCGTCGACCCACCCGATCGTCGCGACCATCAACGACCTCGAAGATGTCCAGGTCAACTTCGACGGCATCACCTACGCGAAGGGCGCCTCGGTGCTCAAGCAGCTCGTCGCCTGGGTCGGCCAGGACGACTTCCTCGCCGGCGTGAGCGCGTACTTCAAGGAGAACGCCCACGGCAACACCGAACTCCGCGACCTTCTCGTGCAGCTCGAGGAGAAGAGCGGCCGCGACCTCGCCGACTGGTCGAAGAAGTGGCTCGAGACCGCGGGCGTCAACACGCTCCGTCCGGAGCTCACGGTGGATCCGGATGGCGTGATCACCGCGTTCTCGGTGCTCCAGTCCGCGGCGGCCGACTACCCGACCATCCGCCCGCACCGCCTCGCCATCGGGTTCTACAACCTGGTGGACGGTGCCCTCGTGCGTGAGCACCGCGTCGAGCTGGACGTCGACGGCGAGCGTACCGACGTCGCCGAGCTCGTCGGACTCACGCGGCCCGACCTGGTCCTCATCAACGACGACGACCTCGCCTACGCGAAGATCCGTCTCGACGACGAGTCGCTCGCGGTCGCGATCGAGCACCTCGCGAAGATCGAGAGCCCGCTGGCGCGCTCGCTTGTCTGGGGTGCCGTGTGGGATGCTACTCGTGACGCGGAGACGAAGGCGAGCGACTACGTGCGCCTGGTGCTCGGCAACATCGCTTCCGAGTCCGAGTCGACGACCATTCGCACCACGCTCAACCAGCTCGTGCTGGCCGCGGGCGCGTATGTCGCGCCCGACCGCCAGAAGGCGACCTCCGAGGAGGCCGCCTCGGCTCTGTGGACGCTCGCCGAGCAGGCGGACGCCGGCAGCGACGCCCAGTTCCAGTTCGTCAAGTTCTTCGCAGCGCTCGCCTCGACGGAGGAGCAGCTGGCGACGGTCGCCGCCCTGCGCGACGGATCGACGAAGCTCGACGGCCTCGAGGTCGACACCGACCTCGCCTGGGAGCTGCTGGTCGCGCTCGCCGCGGGCGGCAAGGCGGGCACGGCGGAGATCGATGCGGCTCTCGCGGCGGACAACACCGCGAACGGCGCACAGTTCGCCGCCCAGGCGGCCGCGTCGATCCCGAGCCTCGAGGGCAAGCAGGCGGCCTGGGACTCGGTCTTCGGCTCGGATGCACTTCCCAACACGATCGTGCGATTCACGGGCCTCGGCTTCCAGCGCGCGGCAGACAAGAACGTGGTCGCCGCGTTCATCCGCCCGTACTTCGAGTCTCTGCAGGAGATCTGGACCTCGCGCAGCTACAAGATCGCCGAGTACCTCGTCGCGGGCATGTACCCGGCGCCGCTGGCGAACACCGAGCTCCGCGACGCGACCCGGGCCTGGCTCGACGCCAACCCGGAACCTGCGGCACTGCGCCGTCTGGTCGTCGAGAACCTGGCCGGCGTCGAGCGCGCTCTCGCCGCTCAGGCGAAGGACGCCTCCTAG
- a CDS encoding ribose-5-phosphate isomerase, which translates to MRIHIATDHAGLDFSTHLKKHLTEAGHEVIDHGPTEYDPLDDYPAFCINAAKGVVADQQAGTQALGVVFGGSGNGEQIAANKVHGVRAALVWNLSTAELARQHNDANVISIGARQHTIEEATGFIDAFIAEPFSFEERHVRRIGQLAEYEATGTIAGKHVDA; encoded by the coding sequence ATGCGCATCCATATCGCCACCGATCACGCCGGTCTCGACTTCAGCACGCACCTCAAGAAGCACCTCACCGAGGCCGGGCACGAAGTGATCGACCACGGGCCGACCGAATACGACCCGCTCGACGACTACCCGGCGTTCTGCATCAATGCGGCCAAGGGCGTCGTCGCCGACCAGCAGGCGGGCACGCAGGCGCTGGGTGTCGTCTTCGGCGGCTCCGGCAACGGCGAGCAGATCGCAGCCAACAAGGTGCACGGCGTGCGTGCCGCTCTCGTCTGGAACCTCAGCACGGCAGAGCTCGCCCGGCAGCACAACGACGCGAACGTGATCTCGATCGGCGCTCGTCAGCACACGATCGAGGAGGCGACGGGCTTCATCGACGCCTTCATCGCCGAACCGTTCTCGTTCGAGGAGCGCCATGTGCGCCGCATCGGCCAGCTGGCCGAATACGAGGCCACCGGCACCATCGCGGGCAAGCACGTCGACGCATAA
- a CDS encoding Fpg/Nei family DNA glycosylase — protein sequence MPEGHSVHRIARQFAQNFVGRRIAVSSPQGRFAEEASRIDGRTMIDARAVGKQMFLEFDNGLWLRIHLGIYGAWDFAGEISVDPTIASANGRMGQTNQRGTVLDGAGENSLHSIGAPRRTRLRMSESEKLGDEITEFPPEPIGQVRVRLLTETAVADLRGPTACDVLDPAQVDAVIAKLGPDPLNDESVDAENRFVATVRKKPTPIALLLMDQSVVSGIGNVYRAELLFRARQNPHTPGRLVTEETARALWRDWVHLLRIGFETGQMMTMDDLDDDAYRKAMASRDDRHWVYKREGLPCRVCGTHILMEELGGRKLYWCPVDQN from the coding sequence ATGCCTGAGGGTCACTCCGTCCACCGCATCGCCCGGCAGTTCGCGCAGAACTTCGTTGGGCGTCGCATAGCCGTGTCGTCGCCGCAGGGTCGTTTCGCCGAAGAGGCTTCCCGGATCGACGGCCGCACGATGATCGACGCCCGAGCCGTCGGCAAGCAGATGTTCCTCGAGTTCGACAACGGGCTCTGGCTGCGCATCCACCTCGGAATCTACGGAGCCTGGGACTTCGCAGGCGAGATCTCGGTCGACCCGACCATCGCATCCGCGAACGGTCGAATGGGTCAGACGAACCAGAGGGGAACCGTACTCGACGGCGCGGGAGAGAACTCGCTTCACAGCATCGGGGCGCCGCGGCGCACCCGGCTCCGCATGTCCGAGTCGGAGAAGCTCGGAGATGAGATCACCGAGTTCCCGCCGGAGCCGATCGGCCAGGTCAGAGTCAGACTGCTCACCGAGACGGCGGTCGCCGACCTGCGCGGCCCGACCGCGTGCGATGTGCTCGACCCCGCACAGGTCGATGCGGTGATCGCCAAACTCGGGCCGGATCCGCTCAACGACGAGAGCGTCGACGCCGAGAACCGATTCGTCGCGACGGTCCGAAAGAAGCCGACGCCGATCGCCCTTCTGCTGATGGACCAGTCCGTCGTGAGCGGGATCGGCAATGTGTACCGGGCGGAGCTGCTGTTCCGGGCGCGCCAGAACCCGCACACGCCCGGCAGGCTCGTGACGGAGGAGACGGCGCGGGCGCTCTGGCGCGACTGGGTCCACCTTCTGCGAATCGGTTTCGAGACCGGCCAGATGATGACGATGGACGACCTCGATGACGATGCGTACCGCAAGGCGATGGCGTCGCGCGACGACCGCCACTGGGTCTACAAGCGCGAAGGTCTGCCATGCCGCGTGTGCGGAACGCACATTCTGATGGAAGAACTGGGTGGCCGGAAGCTTTATTGGTGCCCGGTCGACCAGAATTGA
- a CDS encoding FMN-binding negative transcriptional regulator translates to MRQNPSFVLADPEEIARVIRENPWATIVSNTSDGLVASHYPVLIDDSREELSLVTHVGRPDEQLHELGQHEVLFIIQGPHGYISPGWYDPKPAVPTWNFITVHLGGVPEILSDEENLDVLASLVDHFEDRMPEPRRMHGTPENSEYAARISSGTVGLRLTPTRIVAKSKMSQNRPPETVDRIITELEGDGPYSSEGLAAEMRRVRDRMRR, encoded by the coding sequence ATGCGCCAGAACCCCAGCTTCGTCCTCGCCGACCCTGAAGAGATCGCGCGGGTGATCCGCGAGAATCCGTGGGCGACCATCGTCAGCAACACCTCAGACGGTCTCGTCGCCTCCCACTATCCCGTGCTCATCGACGACTCCCGCGAGGAGTTGTCGCTCGTGACCCATGTCGGGCGGCCCGACGAGCAGCTGCACGAGCTCGGGCAGCACGAGGTCCTCTTCATCATCCAGGGCCCGCACGGCTACATTTCGCCGGGGTGGTACGACCCGAAGCCTGCTGTGCCCACCTGGAACTTCATCACGGTGCACCTCGGCGGCGTCCCCGAGATCCTGAGCGACGAGGAGAACCTCGATGTGCTGGCCTCTCTCGTCGACCACTTCGAAGACCGGATGCCCGAACCACGCCGCATGCACGGCACCCCGGAGAACTCCGAGTACGCCGCCCGCATCTCGAGCGGCACGGTCGGTCTGCGCCTGACCCCGACTCGCATCGTGGCGAAGTCGAAGATGAGCCAGAACCGGCCTCCCGAGACGGTCGACCGCATCATCACCGAGCTCGAAGGGGACGGCCCGTACTCGAGCGAGGGGCTCGCGGCGGAGATGCGCCGCGTGCGCGACCGTATGCGCCGATGA
- a CDS encoding amidohydrolase has translation MSLALRGARLPEHDGLVDLVIDEGRIVSVTPTGHAVSGAAEQLHLDGRWVIPGLWDNHVHFTQWARTSRRIDVSDARSAADAARLVGVAAADRAGDEVLVGFGYHPVRWPDEPTRQLLDEVAGARPVVLIAGDLHACWLNSAAARRFAGGSREAVLREDDAFAVIAALESLDGSETATDAWAHEAARRAAERGIVGIVDLEMAWNRDVWMRRIHSGNDTLRVEFGIYAPDLGRAIDLGFRTGSVIEGSSGLLAVGPFKIITDGSLNTRTAYCFDAYAGSAGDAHPYGVLTVPTDELIALMALANEAAIEPAVHAIGDRANSLALDAFETLGCTGRIEHAQLLADDDIARFARLGVTASVQPEHAMDDRDVADELWTGRTRRAFRLAELHGAGVRLALGSDAPVAPLDPWVSIASAVARTRGDREPWHPENAVSREVALGASVRTAVAVGELADLAIIERDPLACTLAELRRMPVAATLLGGRFTHRALG, from the coding sequence ATGAGTCTCGCGCTCCGCGGCGCGCGACTTCCCGAACATGACGGGCTCGTCGACCTGGTCATCGACGAAGGCAGGATCGTGTCGGTGACGCCGACCGGTCATGCCGTGTCGGGCGCTGCCGAACAGCTTCATCTCGACGGGCGCTGGGTCATCCCGGGACTCTGGGACAACCACGTGCATTTCACGCAGTGGGCACGGACTTCGCGCCGCATCGATGTGTCTGATGCCCGATCCGCCGCCGACGCGGCACGGCTGGTGGGCGTTGCGGCAGCGGACCGGGCGGGCGACGAGGTGCTCGTCGGCTTCGGGTACCACCCGGTGCGCTGGCCCGACGAGCCGACCAGGCAGCTTCTCGACGAGGTGGCCGGAGCTCGGCCCGTCGTGCTCATTGCGGGCGACCTTCACGCGTGCTGGCTGAATTCGGCGGCAGCCAGGCGTTTCGCGGGCGGATCGCGCGAGGCGGTGTTGCGCGAAGACGACGCGTTCGCGGTGATCGCGGCGCTCGAATCGCTCGACGGATCCGAGACGGCGACAGATGCCTGGGCGCACGAAGCGGCCCGGCGTGCCGCCGAGCGCGGAATCGTGGGGATCGTCGACCTCGAGATGGCGTGGAACCGTGACGTCTGGATGCGCAGGATTCATTCGGGCAACGACACCCTTCGGGTGGAGTTCGGCATCTACGCGCCCGACCTGGGCCGGGCGATCGACCTCGGATTCCGCACGGGCTCGGTGATCGAGGGCAGTTCAGGCCTTCTGGCGGTCGGTCCGTTCAAGATCATCACCGACGGTTCGCTCAACACGCGCACCGCGTACTGCTTCGACGCCTACGCCGGCTCGGCTGGTGACGCGCATCCCTACGGCGTCCTCACGGTTCCCACCGACGAGCTGATCGCGCTGATGGCGCTTGCGAACGAGGCGGCCATCGAACCCGCCGTGCACGCCATCGGCGACCGCGCCAACAGCCTGGCGCTCGACGCTTTCGAGACACTCGGCTGCACTGGACGCATCGAACACGCCCAACTTCTGGCCGACGATGACATCGCCCGCTTCGCCCGGCTCGGTGTCACGGCGAGCGTCCAGCCCGAGCACGCGATGGATGACAGGGACGTCGCCGACGAGCTGTGGACAGGGCGGACGCGCCGGGCCTTCCGCCTCGCCGAGCTCCACGGTGCGGGAGTGCGGTTGGCGCTCGGGTCGGATGCGCCCGTCGCCCCGCTCGACCCGTGGGTGTCGATCGCGTCGGCTGTCGCACGAACCAGGGGAGATCGTGAGCCGTGGCATCCGGAGAACGCGGTGTCGCGAGAGGTGGCGCTCGGCGCATCCGTTCGCACCGCTGTCGCCGTCGGCGAGCTCGCCGACCTGGCGATCATCGAACGCGACCCGCTCGCGTGCACGCTGGCCGAACTGCGGCGGATGCCCGTGGCGGCGACCCTGCTCGGCGGCCGCTTCACCCACCGCGCCCTAGGCTGA
- a CDS encoding Dps family protein, protein MTETVTVPQSVSNPDVAAGVAQFLSPVVVDLTAIVVNGKQAHWHVRGANFVGVHELLDSIVEHAEEWADTAAERIVALGLPVDARLATVAAKTSTTELTAGFRQSNDTIVEMIAQLDAALVVVNTAVKELDELDQTSQDVAIEIARGLDKDRWFLFAHISE, encoded by the coding sequence ATGACTGAGACTGTCACCGTTCCCCAGAGTGTTTCCAACCCGGACGTCGCTGCCGGGGTCGCGCAGTTCCTGAGCCCTGTCGTCGTCGACCTGACCGCGATCGTGGTGAACGGCAAGCAGGCCCACTGGCATGTGCGTGGAGCGAATTTCGTCGGAGTGCACGAACTCCTCGACAGCATCGTCGAGCACGCGGAAGAGTGGGCCGACACCGCCGCCGAGCGGATCGTGGCTCTCGGGCTCCCCGTCGACGCCCGCCTCGCGACTGTGGCGGCCAAGACCTCGACCACAGAGTTGACCGCAGGCTTCCGCCAGTCGAACGACACCATCGTCGAGATGATCGCTCAGCTGGATGCCGCGCTTGTCGTCGTGAACACAGCCGTCAAGGAGCTCGACGAGCTCGACCAGACCAGCCAGGATGTCGCGATCGAGATCGCGCGCGGACTGGACAAGGACCGCTGGTTCCTCTTCGCACACATCAGCGAGTAG
- a CDS encoding sensor histidine kinase produces the protein MSSTRPQEPARRGYGALWRGVPRELGFLVLTMPIAYVAFSLLNGILWAGVGTLIIYIGVFLVAGSLYIARGFGTLELVRLRWSGRPEITRPDWNPGGKPITFWRAVFGPYANGHYWLYLLHAMIINPIISMISWVFTIVWVSVGLGGVTYWFWDRFVPHPDSEIYLSKVIYEWWFQGSAAPFNPTVGDNVMEFVLGAICLVTLPFITHAMTLMHQAVARGVLGAWRSEALQREVADLSASRGAAVVAEDQSLRRLERDLHDGPQQRLIRLQMDLASAERKLDSDPEAARTIIAEAGQQAQDTLEELRALSRGFAPPILQDRGLVAALESLVARSTVPVVFDNGLAPDLRLPSEIERSAYFIAAELLTNVSRHSGATAARLHVEVSAEPGTSRRLELWVTDNGHGGAAVTAGHGLSGLDERTRGLRGDLMIDSPVGGPTRIGVHIPIPEAATD, from the coding sequence GTGAGCAGCACCCGACCACAGGAACCGGCCCGACGCGGTTACGGCGCGCTCTGGCGCGGAGTTCCCCGGGAGCTCGGGTTCCTCGTGCTCACGATGCCCATCGCGTATGTCGCGTTCAGTCTTCTGAACGGAATCCTGTGGGCCGGCGTCGGCACCCTCATCATCTACATCGGCGTCTTCCTCGTCGCCGGTTCCCTCTACATCGCCCGGGGGTTCGGCACGCTCGAACTCGTCCGGCTCCGCTGGTCCGGGCGGCCAGAGATCACGCGCCCCGACTGGAACCCGGGCGGCAAGCCGATCACGTTCTGGCGCGCGGTCTTCGGCCCATACGCGAACGGCCACTACTGGCTGTACCTGCTGCACGCGATGATCATCAACCCGATCATCAGCATGATCAGCTGGGTGTTCACGATCGTGTGGGTCTCGGTCGGCCTCGGCGGCGTCACCTACTGGTTCTGGGACCGGTTCGTGCCGCACCCCGACAGCGAGATCTACCTCTCCAAAGTCATCTACGAATGGTGGTTCCAGGGCTCGGCGGCGCCGTTCAACCCGACCGTTGGCGACAACGTCATGGAGTTCGTGCTCGGAGCCATCTGCCTCGTGACCTTGCCTTTCATCACGCACGCGATGACGCTGATGCACCAGGCCGTGGCACGAGGCGTGCTCGGGGCGTGGCGGTCGGAGGCGCTCCAGCGGGAGGTCGCCGATCTCTCCGCGTCGCGTGGGGCGGCGGTCGTCGCCGAAGACCAGTCGCTTCGCAGGCTGGAACGCGACCTGCACGACGGACCCCAGCAGCGCCTCATCCGACTCCAGATGGACCTCGCCAGCGCCGAACGCAAACTCGACAGCGACCCTGAAGCCGCCCGCACGATCATCGCGGAGGCCGGCCAGCAGGCGCAGGACACCCTCGAAGAGCTCCGTGCGTTGTCCCGCGGCTTCGCCCCGCCCATCCTCCAGGATCGCGGGCTCGTCGCAGCCCTCGAGTCCCTCGTCGCCCGCAGCACTGTCCCGGTCGTCTTCGACAATGGTCTCGCGCCCGACCTTCGGCTGCCGTCCGAAATCGAACGCAGCGCCTACTTCATCGCCGCCGAACTGCTGACGAACGTGTCCCGCCATTCGGGTGCGACCGCCGCGCGGCTGCACGTGGAGGTGTCGGCCGAGCCGGGAACATCCCGGCGACTCGAGCTCTGGGTGACCGACAACGGTCACGGGGGAGCGGCAGTGACAGCCGGCCACGGGCTGAGCGGGCTCGACGAGCGCACCCGCGGGCTCCGTGGGGACCTGATGATCGACAGCCCGGTGGGAGGTCCCACGCGGATCGGAGTGCACATCCCGATCCCTGAGGCCGCAACCGACTGA
- a CDS encoding response regulator transcription factor has protein sequence MPAHPPALRVVVADDSVLLREGLVRLFDEAGFETVGAYGDADALLAGLGEAPDVAVLDVRMPPTFRDEGVRAAIRLRSEHPHIGVLLLSQYVEGTYAQELLSAGEGGMGYLLKDRIASLDELRDAITRVADGGTVLDPQVVRELLVRRTNPLESLTPREGEVLQLMAEGRTNAGIASRLVIGVGAVEKNVTAIFQKLGLEDSGNDHRRVLAVLAFLQR, from the coding sequence ATGCCCGCGCATCCCCCCGCTCTGCGTGTCGTGGTGGCCGACGATTCGGTGCTGCTGCGCGAAGGGCTCGTGCGACTCTTCGACGAGGCAGGCTTCGAGACGGTGGGAGCCTACGGTGACGCGGATGCGCTGCTTGCCGGGCTCGGGGAAGCACCGGATGTCGCGGTGCTCGACGTGCGCATGCCGCCCACGTTCCGGGACGAGGGAGTACGCGCGGCGATCCGGCTGCGGTCCGAGCATCCACACATCGGCGTGCTGCTGCTCAGCCAGTACGTCGAGGGAACGTATGCGCAGGAGCTGCTGTCCGCCGGTGAAGGAGGGATGGGGTACCTCCTGAAGGACCGCATCGCGTCGCTCGACGAACTGCGGGATGCGATCACCCGCGTCGCCGATGGAGGTACCGTCCTCGATCCGCAGGTCGTGCGCGAACTTCTCGTCCGGCGCACCAACCCGCTCGAATCGCTGACGCCGCGCGAGGGCGAAGTACTGCAGCTCATGGCGGAAGGGCGGACCAACGCGGGGATCGCATCCCGGCTGGTCATCGGCGTCGGCGCCGTGGAGAAGAACGTGACCGCGATCTTCCAGAAGCTCGGGCTCGAAGACTCCGGCAACGACCATCGACGGGTGCTCGCAGTGCTGGCTTTCCTGCAGCGCTGA
- a CDS encoding ribonuclease E inhibitor RraB — translation MGLFSWRAPTASTGDPEDDELYALIARKSDIRSPRNWVHYLYFADESGARAACAAAVDHGWVLQRVGAAAAGEEWIVIAERRNTVVTPEAIRDARAFFAGLAASIRGGEYDGWEASL, via the coding sequence ATGGGTCTCTTCTCTTGGCGTGCGCCGACGGCGTCGACAGGTGATCCTGAGGACGACGAGCTGTATGCGCTGATCGCGCGCAAGAGCGATATCCGTTCGCCGCGCAACTGGGTGCACTACCTCTATTTCGCCGACGAGAGCGGGGCGCGTGCCGCCTGTGCCGCCGCGGTCGACCATGGGTGGGTTCTCCAGCGGGTCGGAGCGGCCGCAGCAGGCGAGGAGTGGATCGTCATCGCCGAGCGCCGCAACACCGTGGTCACGCCGGAGGCGATCCGGGATGCGCGCGCGTTCTTCGCGGGCCTGGCAGCATCCATCCGCGGCGGCGAGTACGACGGCTGGGAGGCCAGTCTCTGA